One Fimbriimonadaceae bacterium DNA window includes the following coding sequences:
- a CDS encoding DUF302 domain-containing protein codes for MYYIVDSEKSFEQAAADLDAAVKRHGFGVLHVHDLGNTLRGKGVEFAEECRVFEVCNPVQASKVLAADMRINMALPCRISVFSEGGRTKIGLIKPVAMLAALSDDPALATVAREVEEQTIQMVDEAK; via the coding sequence ATGTACTACATCGTCGATTCGGAGAAGTCGTTCGAGCAAGCGGCCGCCGATCTGGATGCCGCCGTGAAGCGCCACGGGTTCGGGGTGCTCCACGTCCATGACCTCGGGAACACCTTGCGGGGCAAGGGCGTGGAGTTCGCCGAAGAGTGCCGGGTCTTCGAGGTGTGCAACCCGGTGCAGGCGTCGAAGGTGTTGGCGGCGGACATGCGGATCAACATGGCCCTGCCGTGCCGAATTTCGGTGTTTTCCGAGGGGGGACGGACCAAGATCGGGCTGATCAAGCCGGTGGCCATGCTCGCCGCGTTGTCCGACGATCCCGCGTTGGCGACGGTCGCACGCGAAGTTGAGGAGCAGACGATTCAGATGGTGGACGAGGCCAAATAG
- a CDS encoding FAD-binding oxidoreductase — protein sequence MKGEIAGEVIQPGDSTYDEARTIWNAMIDKRPAVIVRCSGTADVVQAVDFARRHGLALAVRGGGHNIAGSALCDEGLVVDLSKMRGVHVDPTLRRAEVEGGATLGNLDAATLAHGLATPVGINSTTGVAGLTLGGGFGWLSRKHGMTVDNLVAAEVVTADGRVVRASAEAHPDLFWALRGGGGNFGVVTRFEFELHPVGPDILTGLIVYPIAQAKSVLQQYRDFVAGAPNELSVWTVLRQAPPLPFLPEEVHGTEVIVLAFAYMGDPEEGERLIAPLHSFGTSVGAFVGVQPYVNWQQAFDPLLTPGARNYWKSHNFATLADGLFDEVVDAILNLPSPQCEIFFGGIGGATATPAVDATAYPHRNAQYVMNVHGRWDAAADDERCIAWARGFFRAAEPYADGGVYVNFLTEEETDRVKAAYGANYDRLARVKREYDPENLFRTNQNIQPA from the coding sequence TTGAAAGGCGAGATCGCCGGAGAGGTGATTCAACCGGGCGATTCAACCTACGACGAAGCGCGAACGATTTGGAACGCCATGATCGACAAACGGCCCGCGGTCATCGTGCGGTGCAGCGGCACGGCCGACGTCGTTCAAGCGGTTGATTTCGCACGCCGACACGGGTTGGCGCTGGCGGTCCGCGGAGGCGGGCACAACATCGCGGGAAGCGCGCTTTGCGACGAGGGGCTCGTCGTCGACCTCAGCAAAATGCGCGGGGTCCATGTCGATCCAACGCTCCGGCGAGCCGAAGTCGAGGGGGGCGCGACGCTGGGCAACCTTGATGCCGCGACCTTGGCGCATGGCTTGGCCACGCCGGTAGGCATCAATTCGACGACGGGCGTCGCAGGGCTCACCCTCGGCGGAGGCTTCGGTTGGCTGAGCCGAAAACACGGGATGACCGTCGACAACCTTGTCGCGGCAGAGGTCGTGACCGCCGACGGAAGGGTGGTGCGGGCGAGCGCCGAGGCCCATCCGGACCTCTTCTGGGCCTTGCGCGGCGGAGGTGGCAACTTTGGCGTGGTCACGCGGTTCGAGTTCGAGTTGCACCCAGTCGGGCCGGACATCCTCACGGGATTGATCGTCTATCCGATCGCGCAGGCGAAGTCCGTGCTCCAGCAGTACAGGGATTTCGTCGCGGGCGCGCCGAACGAACTTTCTGTTTGGACCGTGTTGCGGCAGGCCCCTCCGTTGCCGTTCCTTCCCGAGGAGGTGCACGGCACGGAAGTGATCGTGCTCGCCTTCGCTTACATGGGAGACCCCGAGGAGGGGGAGCGCCTGATCGCCCCGCTCCACAGTTTCGGGACGTCGGTTGGCGCGTTCGTGGGAGTGCAACCGTACGTGAACTGGCAGCAGGCCTTCGACCCGTTGCTCACGCCCGGCGCCCGCAACTACTGGAAGTCGCACAACTTCGCGACGCTCGCCGATGGCTTGTTCGACGAGGTCGTGGACGCCATCTTGAACCTGCCTTCGCCCCAGTGCGAGATCTTCTTCGGAGGCATCGGAGGAGCGACGGCAACCCCCGCCGTGGATGCGACCGCCTACCCGCACCGCAACGCACAGTACGTGATGAACGTGCACGGACGGTGGGATGCGGCGGCAGACGACGAGCGGTGCATCGCGTGGGCCCGAGGGTTCTTCAGGGCCGCCGAACCCTATGCGGACGGCGGAGTGTACGTCAACTTCCTGACCGAGGAAGAGACGGACCGGGTGAAGGCGGCCTACGGCGCGAACTACGATCGCCTCGCCAGGGTGAAGCGCGAGTACGACCCGGAGAACCTGTTCCGAACGAACCAGAACATCCAACCGGCGTAA
- a CDS encoding class I SAM-dependent methyltransferase, translated as MAKAKRTKGRGGYVFFKELGGAARRSDLSKTARVLLEQGFVRGRVLDYGCGHGFDADAHGWGAFDPYYRPTPPTGPYDTIVVNHVANVLTRFARQKLFADVDALLADGGVAYLSVARNIPLGGKMGARRRIQNHVVLTLTSVFCDQEEEIYAMPKGVVFQDLTREFEERL; from the coding sequence ATGGCCAAGGCGAAACGAACGAAGGGCCGGGGTGGATATGTGTTCTTCAAAGAACTCGGGGGGGCGGCTCGGCGCTCAGATCTTAGCAAGACCGCCCGTGTGCTCCTTGAACAGGGTTTCGTGCGCGGGCGGGTACTGGACTACGGGTGCGGTCACGGGTTCGACGCGGACGCTCACGGTTGGGGCGCGTTCGACCCGTACTACCGCCCAACGCCGCCTACCGGCCCCTACGATACGATCGTGGTGAACCACGTCGCGAACGTGCTCACACGATTTGCGCGCCAGAAACTCTTTGCGGATGTCGATGCGCTCCTCGCGGACGGTGGTGTCGCGTACCTATCGGTGGCCCGCAACATCCCGCTGGGAGGGAAGATGGGTGCGCGCCGTCGGATCCAGAACCATGTGGTACTCACACTGACCTCCGTCTTTTGCGATCAAGAGGAGGAGATCTATGCGATGCCCAAAGGGGTGGTCTTTCAGGACCTTACGCGGGAGTTTGAAGAGAGGCTGTAG
- a CDS encoding glyoxalase superfamily protein has translation MADETILRTVTVMPVTDVVEAAGWYKSALGFELRWLKEGGELPPNYAVLERDGVQVHLILDEDPRPQPEWLRAGRGYLYLQVRDVESLYSGARSSGVVRGIETEPWGARAFLLEDPSGNSVRVEEPAQ, from the coding sequence ATGGCCGATGAGACGATCCTCCGCACGGTGACCGTGATGCCCGTCACGGACGTGGTGGAAGCGGCCGGCTGGTACAAGAGCGCCCTCGGCTTTGAGCTGCGATGGCTCAAGGAGGGTGGCGAGCTGCCGCCCAACTACGCGGTTTTGGAGCGCGACGGCGTGCAGGTCCACCTCATCCTGGACGAAGACCCGAGGCCGCAACCGGAGTGGCTGCGGGCGGGGCGGGGCTACCTCTATCTGCAGGTTCGCGACGTGGAGAGCCTCTACTCCGGCGCAAGAAGCTCTGGAGTGGTGCGCGGGATCGAGACCGAACCGTGGGGGGCTCGGGCCTTCTTGTTGGAAGACCCCAGCGGCAACTCGGTGCGGGTCGAAGAACCCGCCCAGTGA
- a CDS encoding GNAT family N-acetyltransferase: protein MLEPVLRAAEDADVRPLADLARATYAQAFGHSFEGADLQAHLDAHLSDACVARWLAETVVWVAQSRGGLVGYVQCGASSRDGREWVLHRLYVRQEHQRQGLGTRLLEAALAHPGMREAGRITLEVWEHNPGARKLYERYGFRVVGRREFPVASGLETSDELVMERLRRAFYPPDQSVPGETRTGRLALRPLLASDVVRDYEAVMASAPMLREWSRSPWPADDFTIGENLEDLERHEREHVSREAFTFTVVAPEGETCLGCVYLQPLPPPLWPLAAGAERPVQVGFWIRSDAQANGLESHLLEVLETWLESEWAFDRPLFPATDRQAAILESAGMKQLGAVGPKPGWRVFARV, encoded by the coding sequence ATGCTGGAACCGGTTCTTCGGGCTGCAGAAGACGCCGACGTCCGGCCGTTGGCGGACCTTGCCCGGGCGACCTATGCCCAGGCGTTTGGACACAGTTTCGAAGGCGCCGATCTGCAGGCGCACCTCGATGCGCACCTGTCGGATGCGTGTGTGGCGCGGTGGCTCGCAGAGACCGTGGTTTGGGTTGCCCAATCGCGAGGGGGACTGGTTGGTTACGTGCAGTGCGGCGCGTCCTCGCGCGACGGTCGGGAGTGGGTGCTCCACCGGCTCTACGTCCGACAGGAACACCAGCGCCAGGGCTTGGGCACGAGGTTGCTCGAAGCAGCCCTCGCCCATCCCGGGATGCGCGAAGCCGGGCGAATCACGCTGGAGGTCTGGGAGCACAATCCCGGCGCCCGCAAGCTCTACGAGCGCTACGGGTTCCGAGTGGTCGGGCGCCGCGAGTTTCCCGTCGCCTCAGGCTTGGAGACGAGCGACGAGCTGGTGATGGAGCGCTTGCGAAGGGCTTTCTACCCTCCCGACCAGTCCGTGCCAGGCGAGACGCGGACAGGGCGCCTCGCGCTTCGGCCGCTTTTGGCGTCGGACGTCGTGCGGGACTATGAGGCGGTGATGGCCAGCGCGCCCATGCTGCGCGAGTGGAGCCGCAGCCCGTGGCCGGCCGACGACTTCACGATCGGCGAGAACCTCGAGGACTTGGAGCGGCACGAGCGGGAGCACGTTTCGCGCGAAGCGTTCACTTTCACGGTGGTTGCCCCAGAAGGGGAGACCTGCCTCGGGTGCGTGTATCTCCAGCCCCTGCCTCCGCCCCTTTGGCCGCTGGCGGCTGGAGCGGAGCGGCCGGTGCAAGTGGGGTTCTGGATTCGGAGCGACGCCCAAGCCAACGGGCTGGAATCCCATCTGCTCGAGGTCTTGGAGACGTGGCTCGAATCCGAGTGGGCGTTCGACCGACCTCTGTTTCCCGCAACCGATCGGCAGGCGGCCATCCTCGAATCCGCGGGAATGAAGCAGCTCGGTGCCGTGGGCCCCAAGCCAGGTTGGCGCGTGTTCGCACGGGTATAA
- a CDS encoding DUF1801 domain-containing protein — MAELKTQPNEASVGAFLDSIEDERRRADCRDLVELMGAITGEKPKMWGTSIVGFGSYHYKYASGREGDWFVTGFAPRKNDLTLYIMSGFEPHGELMAKLGKHKTGKGCLYVKSLEAVDRKVLERLIRASITHVRSLYG; from the coding sequence ATGGCCGAACTGAAGACCCAGCCGAATGAAGCCAGCGTCGGAGCGTTTCTCGATTCGATCGAGGACGAGAGGCGTCGTGCGGATTGTCGAGATCTCGTCGAGCTGATGGGCGCCATCACGGGGGAAAAGCCCAAGATGTGGGGCACGAGCATCGTGGGGTTCGGCAGCTACCACTACAAGTACGCGAGCGGGCGCGAGGGCGACTGGTTCGTGACCGGATTCGCGCCGCGCAAGAACGACCTCACGCTTTACATCATGAGCGGCTTCGAGCCTCACGGGGAGCTGATGGCGAAGCTCGGCAAGCACAAGACGGGCAAGGGTTGCCTCTATGTGAAGTCGCTTGAGGCTGTCGATCGCAAGGTCCTGGAGCGCCTGATCAGGGCCTCGATCACCCACGTCCGATCCCTTTACGGTTAG
- a CDS encoding VOC family protein, whose protein sequence is MAAILQNHYVLAVHDVKRSAAFYVDKLGFEVHLEPPGWIFVKLDSVMIMLGECPDDMPAHELGCHSYFAYLQVDDADAWFEALSAKGVEFTQRIADKPWDMREFGIRTPDGHRIMIGHSLEGRS, encoded by the coding sequence ATGGCGGCGATTCTTCAGAACCACTACGTGCTGGCGGTCCACGACGTCAAGCGGTCGGCAGCGTTCTACGTCGATAAGTTGGGCTTCGAGGTGCATTTGGAGCCGCCGGGCTGGATCTTCGTGAAGCTTGACTCGGTGATGATCATGTTGGGCGAGTGCCCCGACGATATGCCGGCCCATGAGTTGGGGTGCCACAGCTACTTCGCGTACTTGCAGGTCGACGACGCGGACGCTTGGTTCGAAGCGCTGAGCGCGAAAGGTGTGGAGTTCACGCAACGCATTGCGGACAAGCCATGGGACATGCGCGAGTTCGGGATTCGAACCCCAGACGGACATCGGATCATGATCGGCCACTCGTTGGAGGGTCGTTCCTGA
- a CDS encoding GNAT family N-acetyltransferase → MGPGLPFETDRLVLRAPSPDHAPALQEAIEESFEALHPWMPWAVKLQTFEETLDFLARSERQFEADENYIVLGFLRESGRFVLGTGLHPRDRDVPSYEIGYWCRSSLQGNGYVVEAVNALAALGLGLMGARRLEIRCDANNVASARVATRAGFEHEATLRRERVANDGTLSDTLIFAKLA, encoded by the coding sequence GTGGGTCCCGGACTGCCGTTCGAAACCGACCGTCTGGTGCTACGGGCGCCGTCGCCAGATCACGCCCCGGCTCTTCAGGAGGCGATCGAGGAGTCCTTCGAAGCGCTCCACCCGTGGATGCCCTGGGCGGTGAAACTCCAGACCTTTGAGGAGACGCTGGACTTCCTGGCCCGGTCCGAGCGGCAGTTCGAAGCGGACGAGAACTACATCGTCCTCGGCTTCCTCCGCGAGAGCGGCCGGTTTGTGCTCGGAACCGGCCTGCACCCAAGGGACCGCGACGTGCCCTCGTACGAGATCGGCTACTGGTGCCGATCCTCGCTCCAAGGAAACGGCTACGTTGTGGAAGCGGTGAACGCCCTGGCGGCTCTCGGATTGGGGCTGATGGGCGCCCGACGCCTCGAGATTCGTTGCGATGCGAACAATGTCGCCAGCGCGCGGGTGGCGACAAGGGCAGGGTTCGAACACGAGGCGACGCTCCGACGCGAGCGGGTGGCCAACGACGGAACGCTCTCGGACACCCTGATCTTCGCGAAACTGGCGTAG
- a CDS encoding DUF1697 domain-containing protein, whose amino-acid sequence MRYAAFLRAINVGGRNVPMARLKAILESLGLRDVRTVIASGNVVFETDDSNVKRIEVRIERALHDAVGWVADTFVRTPEELRGAIAACPFSASEIEGSGAYVIAFLHEEPEPEVQARLEGLESDADRLVVRGRELYWLCATRQSDSKFSNAVLERVLGNRATMRGLPTLERVLAMLGGD is encoded by the coding sequence ATGAGGTACGCGGCGTTCCTTCGAGCCATCAACGTGGGGGGGCGCAACGTGCCCATGGCTCGGCTGAAGGCGATCTTGGAGTCGCTCGGACTGCGGGATGTGCGCACGGTCATCGCGAGCGGCAACGTCGTGTTCGAGACCGACGACTCGAACGTCAAACGAATCGAGGTGAGGATCGAGAGGGCCCTTCACGACGCCGTGGGTTGGGTGGCGGACACCTTTGTGCGAACGCCCGAGGAGTTGAGGGGCGCCATCGCAGCGTGCCCGTTCTCGGCGTCCGAGATCGAAGGCTCGGGCGCTTACGTGATCGCGTTCTTGCACGAGGAGCCCGAGCCCGAGGTGCAAGCGCGACTCGAGGGGCTTGAGTCCGATGCCGATCGCTTGGTCGTCCGAGGGCGAGAGCTTTACTGGTTGTGCGCGACTCGGCAAAGCGATTCCAAGTTCTCCAACGCGGTGCTCGAGAGGGTTCTTGGGAACCGGGCGACGATGCGGGGGCTTCCGACCCTCGAGAGAGTGTTGGCGATGTTAGGTGGCGATTAG
- a CDS encoding DUF302 domain-containing protein, with the protein MNRSLLLPFLILAAPSFGWAPQASLRPELHVRSPHSFEKTVQRLKDASAEAKFSVVFELDVTARAKEKDIVIPPTTILGVCSAKYASAVLAADLRAVPNLPCRIAVTERDGRVDVWTMDVLQIAEHYSGETMGQTAREIDTTVRKILAAGTALTP; encoded by the coding sequence ATGAATCGATCGCTGCTCTTGCCGTTTCTCATTCTCGCCGCCCCGTCGTTCGGCTGGGCCCCACAGGCCTCCTTGCGACCCGAACTTCACGTGCGCTCGCCGCACAGCTTCGAGAAGACGGTTCAGCGCCTGAAGGACGCGTCCGCGGAGGCGAAGTTCAGCGTCGTCTTCGAACTCGACGTCACGGCGCGCGCCAAGGAGAAGGACATCGTGATTCCTCCGACTACGATCCTCGGGGTCTGCAGCGCCAAGTACGCGTCGGCCGTCCTCGCCGCCGATCTTCGCGCGGTCCCGAACCTCCCCTGCCGGATCGCGGTCACCGAGCGCGACGGAAGGGTCGACGTCTGGACGATGGACGTGCTCCAAATCGCCGAGCACTACTCGGGGGAGACCATGGGCCAAACCGCACGGGAGATCGATACGACGGTCCGGAAGATCCTGGCGGCCGGCACGGCGCTCACCCCTTGA
- a CDS encoding carbohydrate ABC transporter permease has protein sequence MKALRFGWRGVTVLFVLAFLLGVTGPLAWVLASSLKSATQIATDPWALPTTLQWDNYANAWNGASTNLGRAFFNSLFVALATMVVLIPISAMAAYVLAKYAFPGSKAIYASFLAGMMFPQFLVIVPLYLTMVDLSLADTLPGLILVYIAFSLPFTVFVLTGFFHNLPDELGEAAMLDGCGHAKTFWRVMLPLARPGLVVVTIFNLIGLWNEYNLALVLVNSEERFTLPLALAKLSNTAQYTSDWGAMFAAIVITMGPVLLVYWLLKEKIQEAMLAGAVKG, from the coding sequence GTGAAGGCGCTTCGCTTTGGGTGGAGGGGTGTGACGGTGCTGTTCGTCCTCGCGTTCCTCTTGGGCGTCACGGGGCCCCTGGCCTGGGTCCTGGCGAGCAGCCTGAAGAGTGCGACGCAGATTGCGACCGACCCTTGGGCATTGCCCACGACGCTCCAGTGGGATAACTATGCGAACGCGTGGAACGGGGCCAGCACCAACCTTGGGCGCGCGTTCTTCAACAGTTTGTTCGTGGCGCTGGCCACCATGGTCGTGCTGATTCCGATCAGCGCGATGGCCGCCTACGTGCTCGCCAAATACGCATTTCCCGGTTCGAAGGCCATATACGCCTCGTTCCTCGCGGGCATGATGTTCCCCCAGTTCCTGGTGATCGTCCCGCTCTATCTCACGATGGTCGATCTGAGTTTGGCGGACACGCTGCCCGGTCTGATCCTCGTGTACATCGCGTTCTCGCTTCCCTTCACCGTCTTCGTCCTGACCGGGTTCTTCCACAACCTCCCGGACGAGCTGGGCGAGGCCGCGATGCTGGACGGATGCGGACACGCCAAGACATTTTGGCGGGTGATGCTGCCCCTGGCGCGGCCCGGGCTGGTGGTGGTGACGATCTTCAACCTCATCGGTCTGTGGAACGAGTACAACCTCGCGCTCGTGCTCGTGAACTCCGAGGAGCGGTTCACTTTGCCGCTGGCGCTCGCGAAGCTGAGCAACACGGCCCAGTACACCAGCGACTGGGGGGCGATGTTCGCCGCGATCGTGATCACGATGGGCCCGGTGCTGCTGGTGTACTGGTTGCTCAAAGAGAAGATCCAGGAGGCGATGCTCGCCGGCGCGGTCAAGGGGTGA
- a CDS encoding sugar ABC transporter permease, giving the protein MRRRGRIAFALAFIAPAVLLYAGLVLWPLLRAFALSLYHTRGLSTKKEFVGLQNYTDLAKDEIFRTAVTNNLKLLVVVVVAVTVLGLLLAHVTEGKGPVAKVLRSVYLFPHVISIVVVGILWQFLLHPSIGIVTATFDRLGWKDQPTWLGDPSTSLLSVAVAFVWYGIGFYIMLFSAALKGVPGDVFEAAELDGTRGLHRFWTITWPLIWSIRRVVVVHAAIATLNTFALVRLMTNGGPFRASEVTLTYLYEQGFQPNSFYGYATAIAVLNFLLVMGVSSVILAAFRRDPQAVRR; this is encoded by the coding sequence ATGAGGCGTCGGGGGCGGATCGCGTTCGCCCTGGCGTTCATCGCTCCGGCGGTGTTGCTCTACGCGGGGCTGGTCCTGTGGCCGCTGTTGCGCGCGTTCGCCCTGTCGCTCTATCACACGCGGGGACTGTCCACCAAGAAGGAGTTCGTCGGTCTCCAGAACTACACCGACCTCGCCAAGGACGAGATCTTCCGCACCGCGGTGACGAACAACCTCAAGCTGCTCGTGGTCGTGGTGGTCGCCGTCACCGTTCTCGGGTTGCTGCTCGCCCATGTCACGGAGGGCAAGGGCCCCGTCGCGAAGGTGCTGCGCTCCGTCTATCTCTTTCCGCACGTGATTTCGATCGTCGTGGTCGGCATCCTCTGGCAGTTCCTGCTGCACCCTTCGATCGGCATCGTGACCGCCACGTTCGACCGCCTGGGGTGGAAGGACCAGCCCACGTGGCTCGGCGATCCCTCGACGTCCCTCCTCTCGGTGGCGGTCGCCTTCGTGTGGTACGGCATCGGGTTCTACATCATGCTGTTCTCCGCGGCGCTGAAGGGTGTGCCCGGGGACGTGTTCGAGGCGGCCGAGTTGGATGGCACGCGCGGGTTGCACCGGTTCTGGACGATCACGTGGCCCCTGATCTGGTCCATCCGCCGCGTCGTGGTCGTGCACGCGGCCATCGCGACCCTGAACACCTTCGCGCTGGTGCGCTTGATGACGAACGGTGGGCCGTTCCGCGCCAGCGAAGTGACCCTCACCTACCTGTACGAGCAAGGGTTCCAGCCGAACTCCTTCTACGGCTACGCCACGGCGATCGCGGTTCTGAACTTCCTCCTCGTAATGGGCGTTTCGTCGGTCATCCTCGCGGCATTCCGCCGGGATCCTCAGGCGGTGCGCCGGTGA
- a CDS encoding extracellular solute-binding protein, with translation MNRWYVAVVSTLALALVGCGGGSKGASAPDVEVVSFQGGYGIDQFEQSAKEWSEKTGKTVAITGNPRVWEQLKPRFVKGDVPDLTWPGWGMDTWGLIYDGQLLDLNPALDSPPYGATEGKWRDSFDPQLLALGQYEGKQYMLPYHVNINGWWYNKKLFDQNGWKVPTTFDELLALNDQIKAKGIAPLTFQGQYPYYMLYGFVYSWAIADGGNDMWKACVNLEPGAWNNPHIVKAAQMVATLRDRGDFLKGSLGLDHTTSQLEFLKGNAAMIPCGTWLYSEMENVMPEGTEIEFMLPPFVAGGAGDPSAVMVSIEPWMVPAKAKHPQDGIDLYKYMTTPEKAKEFVEAKGTLMAIKVADGVKYPPHLVRPAQIFENSTYKWQAEFRSWYPRFSKAAEDAMAALIDGKMAPQQFADALEKAADATRNDPQVVKHKVE, from the coding sequence ATGAACCGTTGGTATGTTGCAGTTGTTTCGACCCTTGCCCTCGCCCTGGTCGGGTGCGGCGGCGGATCGAAGGGTGCTTCGGCCCCGGACGTCGAAGTGGTCTCCTTCCAAGGGGGCTATGGCATCGACCAGTTCGAGCAGTCCGCAAAAGAGTGGTCTGAGAAGACGGGGAAGACGGTCGCGATTACCGGAAACCCTCGCGTTTGGGAGCAGCTCAAGCCGCGCTTCGTAAAGGGCGACGTGCCCGATCTCACTTGGCCCGGATGGGGCATGGACACCTGGGGACTGATCTACGACGGCCAACTCCTCGATCTCAACCCGGCTCTCGACAGTCCGCCCTACGGCGCGACCGAGGGCAAGTGGCGCGATTCGTTCGACCCCCAGCTTCTGGCGCTCGGCCAATACGAGGGCAAGCAGTACATGCTCCCTTACCACGTGAACATCAACGGCTGGTGGTACAACAAGAAGCTCTTCGACCAGAACGGTTGGAAGGTCCCGACGACCTTCGACGAGTTGCTCGCGCTCAACGATCAGATCAAGGCCAAGGGCATTGCGCCGCTCACGTTCCAAGGGCAGTACCCCTACTACATGCTCTACGGCTTCGTTTACTCGTGGGCCATCGCCGACGGTGGCAACGACATGTGGAAGGCGTGCGTCAATCTCGAACCCGGTGCGTGGAACAACCCGCACATCGTGAAGGCCGCCCAGATGGTGGCGACCCTGCGGGACCGGGGCGACTTCCTGAAGGGCTCGCTGGGCCTGGATCACACCACGAGCCAGCTCGAGTTTCTCAAAGGCAACGCGGCGATGATCCCGTGCGGCACCTGGCTGTACTCCGAGATGGAGAACGTGATGCCCGAGGGCACCGAGATCGAGTTCATGCTGCCCCCGTTCGTCGCGGGTGGCGCCGGCGACCCGAGCGCGGTCATGGTCTCGATCGAGCCTTGGATGGTTCCGGCGAAGGCGAAGCACCCGCAGGACGGAATCGATCTCTACAAGTACATGACCACCCCCGAGAAGGCCAAGGAGTTCGTCGAGGCCAAGGGCACGCTGATGGCCATCAAGGTGGCCGACGGGGTGAAGTACCCGCCACATCTCGTGCGGCCCGCACAGATCTTCGAGAACTCCACCTACAAATGGCAGGCGGAGTTCCGCTCCTGGTACCCGCGGTTCAGCAAGGCCGCCGAAGATGCGATGGCTGCGCTGATCGACGGCAAGATGGCCCCGCAGCAGTTCGCGGACGCGCTTGAGAAGGCGGCGGACGCGACCCGCAACGACCCCCAGGTGGTCAAGCACAAGGTCGAATGA
- a CDS encoding sulfatase yields the protein MVASLLLAASWVPARPPNIVLLFVDDMGWMDLACQGSDFYETPNIDRLARQGVRFTNAYAAAPVCSPTRAAMLTGKTPARVGITDWIPGARYPHAKLAPPEFNQELPAGETTIAEALKGRGYRTIHIGKWHLGGRGAWPTDHGFDVNIGGGVNGQPASYTYPFGWDDPKNYWRVRFLPDPGKPGQYLTDLLTDQAVSQIEENRDRPFFLYFPYYNVHAPYQAKPHVAKRFAAKAPGRLQKNPTYAAMVSAVDDSVGRILRTLDRLHLENDTLVVFTSDNGGVHNVSPQNPLRLGKGFLYEGGIREPLIVRWPGVTPEGQVANQMVTTVDFYPTFLQAAGVPIPGRLDGTSLLGTLRHPLPNTPERTLTWHYPHYHTAGRLPVSAIRQGRWKLLWFHEDQRVELYDLATDLGETKDLAKTMPERAEALLKTLKTSLAQQGAKFPTPNPDYDPEKPWRDGFSPNVDDGGTRIRD from the coding sequence ATGGTCGCGTCCCTCCTCCTTGCCGCTAGCTGGGTGCCCGCTCGGCCGCCGAACATCGTGTTGCTGTTCGTCGACGACATGGGGTGGATGGACCTGGCGTGCCAGGGAAGCGACTTCTACGAAACGCCTAACATCGACCGCCTTGCACGCCAAGGGGTGCGTTTCACCAACGCCTACGCGGCCGCGCCGGTGTGCTCCCCCACGAGGGCGGCGATGCTCACCGGCAAGACGCCCGCGCGGGTCGGCATCACCGATTGGATCCCTGGCGCGCGCTACCCGCACGCCAAACTCGCGCCGCCCGAGTTCAACCAAGAGCTGCCTGCGGGCGAGACCACGATCGCCGAGGCGCTGAAAGGGCGCGGCTACCGGACGATCCACATCGGCAAATGGCACCTCGGTGGGCGAGGGGCCTGGCCGACCGACCACGGCTTCGACGTGAACATCGGCGGAGGGGTCAACGGCCAGCCCGCGTCCTACACGTACCCCTTCGGGTGGGACGATCCGAAGAACTACTGGCGCGTGCGGTTTCTGCCCGACCCCGGCAAGCCCGGCCAGTACCTGACCGACCTGCTCACGGACCAGGCCGTGAGTCAGATCGAAGAGAATCGGGACCGACCGTTCTTTCTCTACTTCCCCTACTACAACGTGCACGCCCCCTACCAGGCCAAGCCGCATGTGGCCAAACGCTTTGCCGCCAAGGCGCCCGGCCGGCTCCAGAAGAACCCGACCTACGCCGCGATGGTGAGCGCGGTGGACGACAGCGTTGGAAGGATCCTCCGCACCTTGGATCGCCTGCACCTGGAGAACGACACGCTGGTTGTGTTCACGTCGGACAACGGCGGGGTGCACAACGTCTCGCCGCAGAATCCCCTGCGGCTCGGCAAGGGATTTCTCTACGAGGGAGGCATCCGCGAACCGCTCATCGTGCGGTGGCCCGGCGTCACTCCCGAAGGCCAGGTGGCGAACCAGATGGTGACGACCGTGGACTTCTACCCCACGTTCCTCCAGGCCGCCGGCGTCCCGATCCCGGGGCGATTGGACGGCACGAGCCTGCTCGGCACCCTTCGCCACCCGCTTCCCAACACGCCCGAGCGCACTTTGACGTGGCACTATCCGCATTACCATACGGCCGGGCGCCTGCCCGTGAGCGCGATTCGACAGGGCCGGTGGAAGCTGCTCTGGTTCCACGAAGACCAGCGGGTGGAGCTGTACGACCTGGCGACCGACCTGGGTGAAACAAAGGACCTGGCCAAGACGATGCCGGAGCGGGCCGAGGCGCTCCTCAAGACACTCAAGACCTCGCTCGCCCAGCAGGGCGCGAAGTTCCCGACGCCCAACCCCGATTACGATCCAGAGAAACCCTGGCGCGACGGCTTCTCCCCGAACGTCGACGACGGGGGAACAAGAATCCGCGACTAG